From a single Fulvivirga ulvae genomic region:
- a CDS encoding lysine N(6)-hydroxylase/L-ornithine N(5)-oxygenase family protein has protein sequence MTSTKTYDFAAIGVGPFNLGLACLTEPIEDLNGIFLDKRESFNWHPGMLLENTTLQIPFMADLVTLADPTNPYSFLNYIKEQGRIYSFYIRENFLLLRNEYNQYCQWVISKLPNIVFNTDVQQITYDEQSQCYQVQTLCTKTGDLKTYNARKLVLGTGTVPYIPGCCNELMGKAVHSASYLNHKKKLQGKKSITILGSGQSAAEIFYDLLQEIDVYGYELNWITRSPRFFPLEYSKLTLEMTSPDYVDYFYELPVERRDKLVKEQQNLYKGINFDLIGDIYNLLYTKRLTHDIKVGLRTNSELTKATFNEVSGSFELEVCQREINKHYRLDTEGLVLATGYTYRTPAFVEGIRDRIKWDARGRYDVHRDYSIDKHNSEIYVQNAELHTHGFVTPDLGMACYRNSHIIRSLTGKDHYPIEQRIAFQQFGVNAEEEISMVQTELVEQP, from the coding sequence ATGACATCAACAAAAACATACGACTTTGCCGCTATTGGCGTAGGGCCGTTTAATCTTGGTCTGGCCTGTCTTACTGAGCCTATTGAAGACCTTAACGGCATATTTCTGGATAAAAGGGAATCATTTAACTGGCATCCGGGCATGTTGCTGGAAAACACCACGCTGCAGATTCCTTTTATGGCAGACCTGGTTACACTGGCAGACCCTACAAACCCATACAGCTTTCTCAATTACATCAAGGAGCAGGGCAGGATCTATTCATTTTATATAAGGGAAAACTTCCTGCTGCTTCGAAATGAATATAATCAGTACTGCCAATGGGTAATCAGCAAGCTCCCTAACATTGTATTTAACACCGACGTTCAGCAGATCACCTATGATGAGCAGTCGCAATGCTACCAGGTGCAGACGCTCTGCACTAAAACCGGTGACCTCAAAACATATAATGCCAGGAAACTGGTACTGGGAACAGGTACGGTACCCTACATTCCTGGCTGCTGTAACGAACTCATGGGCAAGGCTGTACATTCCGCCTCTTATCTCAACCATAAAAAGAAGCTGCAAGGCAAAAAGTCAATTACTATTCTGGGTAGCGGACAGAGTGCGGCGGAGATTTTTTATGACCTGCTTCAGGAAATTGATGTTTATGGGTACGAGCTCAACTGGATCACCCGGTCACCACGCTTTTTTCCGTTGGAATATAGCAAGCTGACTCTCGAAATGACCTCGCCTGATTATGTCGATTATTTCTATGAACTACCCGTCGAGCGCAGGGATAAGCTGGTAAAAGAGCAGCAGAACCTGTACAAGGGGATCAATTTTGATTTGATTGGCGACATATATAACCTGCTTTATACCAAACGACTTACTCACGATATAAAGGTTGGGTTGAGAACGAATTCGGAACTGACAAAGGCTACCTTTAATGAGGTCTCCGGCAGCTTTGAGCTTGAAGTTTGTCAACGCGAAATCAATAAACATTATCGTTTGGATACTGAAGGTCTGGTTTTGGCAACAGGCTATACTTATCGTACGCCGGCATTTGTAGAAGGTATTCGTGACAGGATAAAGTGGGATGCCAGGGGCAGATATGATGTGCACCGCGACTACAGCATCGATAAACATAACAGTGAAATTTATGTGCAGAATGCTGAGCTCCATACGCACGGCTTTGTGACACCGGACCTGGGGATGGCCTGCTATCGCAATTCGCATATCATCAGGTCGCTGACAGGTAAAGATCATTACCCGATTGAGCAGAGAATTGCATTTCAGCAGTTTGGAGTAAATGCAGAAGAGGAAATTAGCATGGTACAAACGGAACTTGTGGAACAGCCATGA
- a CDS encoding MFS transporter: protein MMNLRFFLIAMTLLAVVSDAMLMPFYPQFFEETFGMSNPQHVGYYIAATCFTVMFAFPFWAWVARRVRELNLLVWTQLLAGLLCIYCYWTQSLVEFWIVSLSMIVFKGSYLLIYPYVMSLEKEGNYSGTIGLLSVIVHFGSILGAILGGYVVDLYNPRNLFLIMAIGDFVQMAVSFFLIKSSRFDTTRTHEEDDKATESSPLMPNGFIFKLGMITLVFYFSAFLIRPFFSLYWESISIYDSEIVSGFVYAIPGVVALFALWLSYRQKQSDNSYKGIVPAMLLGLAGLFLQSAPSDLVVFLGRFVYGWAMYHAVVKYDVLLFELSTPKSYATDYSKIHFFQNLGVLIASFSAGILVDHHGLQMPFFVAAAGFVVTLLAYYFSFRSKISLAQTST, encoded by the coding sequence ATGATGAATCTCCGTTTTTTTCTTATCGCAATGACCTTACTGGCCGTGGTCAGTGATGCTATGCTCATGCCTTTTTATCCCCAGTTTTTTGAGGAGACGTTTGGCATGAGTAACCCGCAGCATGTGGGTTACTACATTGCCGCCACGTGTTTCACTGTAATGTTTGCTTTTCCGTTTTGGGCCTGGGTGGCCAGGCGGGTGCGGGAGCTCAACCTGCTGGTATGGACACAATTGCTCGCCGGGCTGCTCTGCATTTATTGTTACTGGACTCAAAGCCTTGTAGAGTTTTGGATAGTTTCCCTTTCAATGATCGTTTTTAAGGGCAGCTACCTGCTCATCTATCCGTATGTGATGAGTCTGGAGAAGGAAGGTAATTATTCAGGCACTATCGGTCTGTTGTCTGTAATTGTTCACTTCGGAAGTATACTGGGGGCTATTTTGGGCGGGTACGTGGTTGATCTGTACAACCCTCGAAACCTGTTTCTGATCATGGCGATTGGTGATTTTGTTCAGATGGCTGTAAGCTTCTTCCTGATCAAAAGCAGCCGGTTCGATACCACTCGTACTCACGAAGAGGATGACAAAGCAACAGAGAGCTCTCCACTGATGCCGAACGGGTTCATTTTTAAGCTGGGTATGATTACGCTTGTTTTTTATTTCAGCGCTTTTCTTATCCGTCCGTTTTTCTCGCTGTACTGGGAGTCGATATCGATTTATGATTCTGAAATAGTATCAGGCTTTGTTTATGCCATACCTGGAGTGGTAGCGCTTTTTGCTCTTTGGCTGAGCTACAGACAAAAGCAATCTGATAATAGCTACAAGGGCATCGTGCCGGCTATGCTGTTGGGGCTTGCCGGGCTGTTTTTGCAATCAGCCCCAAGTGACCTGGTGGTGTTCCTGGGACGGTTTGTTTACGGCTGGGCCATGTACCATGCCGTGGTGAAATACGATGTGCTGCTTTTTGAACTAAGTACGCCGAAGTCATATGCCACGGACTACAGCAAGATCCATTTTTTTCAAAACCTGGGGGTTCTGATCGCTTCATTCTCTGCGGGGATATTGGTAGACCATCACGGTTTGCAAATGCCATTCTTTGTAGCCGCCGCAGGCTTTGTAGTCACCCTGCTGGCATACTATTTCAGCTTTAGGTCAAAAATATCACTGGCACAAACATCTACCTGA
- a CDS encoding GNAT family N-acetyltransferase: MKTAQEIHNIPTGEREIIFAREMGNIGMVTLSPLKIEEDTSLIHDWVNRDYAKYWMMQNTSLEDVRREYERLLTYSEIFIGTVNGKPSFLMEKYKTSDEVIGRHYRVEPGDYGMHILVAPADKPITNFTWYIFRFIMTFLFTDERVKRVVVEPDERNHKIHGLNRRAGFEYERTVKLPHKTACLAFCNYEQFSQAIKNQP; the protein is encoded by the coding sequence ATGAAAACAGCACAAGAAATACATAACATTCCCACCGGTGAAAGGGAGATAATCTTTGCTAGAGAGATGGGGAATATTGGAATGGTAACACTTTCTCCTCTGAAAATAGAGGAGGATACATCTCTGATCCATGATTGGGTCAACCGCGACTATGCGAAGTACTGGATGATGCAAAATACATCTCTTGAAGATGTACGCCGGGAGTACGAAAGGCTTTTGACTTATTCGGAAATTTTTATAGGAACTGTAAATGGCAAACCTTCATTTCTGATGGAAAAGTACAAGACATCAGATGAAGTCATCGGCAGACACTATCGTGTGGAACCCGGTGACTATGGCATGCACATACTAGTAGCTCCGGCCGATAAGCCCATTACAAATTTCACCTGGTATATTTTCAGGTTCATCATGACCTTTTTATTCACCGACGAGCGGGTAAAGCGTGTGGTGGTGGAGCCGGATGAAAGGAACCATAAAATACACGGGCTCAACAGGAGGGCAGGATTTGAGTACGAACGTACGGTAAAGCTGCCCCATAAAACGGCGTGTCTGGCCTTTTGTAATTATGAACAGTTCAGTCAGGCCATTAAAAACCAACCTTGA
- a CDS encoding IucA/IucC family protein: MKDINFSPESAVSHLKLKVWEKVNRLHIKKAISEFAHELLITPELQHQHEDTGHYILRADHGNVEYSFKAQKLHLDHWHIDEASIEKVIDGQAVTLDSLKFITEFRDSLGIPAEMLPTYMEEISSTLYGAAYMHTKKQLSACELTVAEYQDIEHAMTAGHPCFVANNGRIGFDASDYQAYAPEAGAPVKLIWVAAHKSRADYAGIERLPYEALIIRELGADTLGKFSAILQEKGLNKADYYFMPVHPWQWFNKLVHIFAADIASNLLVCLGYASDEYLAQQSIRTFYNITNPEKHYTKTALSILNMGFMRGLSPYYMSSTPAIMEWITERLAGDAYLAAKGFTMLGEVASVGYRNHYYEELGRSLAYNKMLSALWRESPATVLQSGQKLMTMAALLHIDTEGAALVPQLIMSSGLDIDEWLTRYLDCYMSPLLHCFYEYDMVFMPHGENLILILENNIPVKAIMKDITEEVVVLSPDVILPEKAQRLYAPTPEDVKLLSIFTDVFDCFFRFLSAILVEHAQYDEERFWNLVAQCIQNYQDAHPHLINKFEQYDLFAPEFTRSCLNRLQLRNNQQMVDLANPSNNLQFFGTLKNPVATYKRAGAEAVEPMRT; encoded by the coding sequence ATGAAAGATATTAATTTCTCACCGGAATCGGCCGTTAGCCATCTAAAACTTAAGGTGTGGGAGAAAGTGAACAGGCTTCATATAAAAAAAGCCATAAGTGAATTTGCCCATGAGCTTTTAATTACTCCGGAATTACAGCATCAGCATGAAGATACGGGGCATTACATACTCCGGGCAGACCATGGTAACGTAGAATACAGCTTCAAAGCGCAAAAACTACACCTGGATCACTGGCATATTGATGAGGCATCTATCGAAAAGGTAATTGACGGGCAGGCAGTAACTCTTGATTCGTTAAAGTTTATTACCGAGTTCAGGGACAGCCTCGGCATTCCTGCTGAAATGCTGCCTACCTACATGGAAGAGATCAGCAGCACCTTGTATGGGGCGGCCTATATGCACACCAAAAAGCAGTTAAGTGCGTGTGAATTGACAGTCGCAGAATATCAGGATATCGAGCATGCTATGACAGCCGGTCATCCTTGCTTTGTTGCTAACAATGGCCGTATTGGTTTTGATGCTTCTGACTATCAGGCTTATGCCCCCGAAGCCGGTGCCCCGGTAAAATTGATATGGGTTGCTGCCCATAAAAGCAGGGCGGATTATGCAGGAATAGAAAGGCTGCCTTATGAAGCTCTGATCATCCGGGAGCTTGGAGCGGATACTCTGGGGAAATTCAGTGCTATTCTGCAAGAAAAGGGACTGAATAAAGCAGATTATTATTTTATGCCTGTCCATCCCTGGCAGTGGTTTAACAAGCTCGTACATATTTTTGCCGCTGATATTGCCTCAAACCTGCTGGTGTGCCTGGGCTATGCTTCTGACGAATACCTGGCGCAGCAGTCAATAAGGACTTTTTATAATATCACCAACCCTGAAAAGCATTACACCAAAACTGCATTATCTATTCTCAATATGGGCTTTATGCGAGGCTTGTCCCCTTACTACATGAGCAGCACACCGGCCATTATGGAGTGGATAACAGAGCGACTGGCAGGTGATGCCTACCTTGCTGCGAAAGGGTTTACCATGTTGGGCGAAGTGGCTTCGGTAGGGTATCGCAACCACTATTATGAAGAGCTGGGCAGAAGCCTGGCCTACAATAAAATGCTGTCTGCACTATGGCGCGAAAGTCCGGCCACGGTACTCCAATCAGGACAAAAATTGATGACCATGGCAGCATTGCTCCATATCGATACGGAAGGGGCTGCGCTTGTACCTCAACTGATCATGTCAAGCGGGCTGGATATTGACGAATGGCTGACCAGGTACCTGGATTGCTACATGAGTCCGCTGCTACATTGCTTCTATGAATATGATATGGTGTTTATGCCTCACGGAGAAAACCTGATATTGATCCTTGAAAATAACATACCGGTAAAAGCCATTATGAAGGACATCACGGAAGAAGTAGTGGTGCTGAGTCCTGATGTGATATTGCCTGAGAAAGCGCAGAGGCTATATGCCCCTACACCTGAAGATGTCAAGCTGCTATCCATCTTTACTGATGTATTTGACTGTTTTTTCAGGTTTTTATCTGCCATTCTTGTAGAACATGCACAATACGATGAAGAGAGGTTTTGGAACCTGGTGGCACAATGCATCCAAAATTACCAGGATGCACATCCTCATTTGATTAACAAATTTGAGCAATATGACCTCTTCGCACCCGAGTTTACACGCTCATGCCTTAATCGATTGCAGTTGAGAAATAATCAGCAAATGGTAGACCTGGCTAACCCCAGCAATAACCTGCAATTTTTCGGAACATTAAAAAACCCTGTAGCAACGTACAAAAGGGCCGGTGCTGAAGCGGTTGAGCCAATGAGAACATAA
- a CDS encoding heparan-alpha-glucosaminide N-acetyltransferase domain-containing protein — MQTNNRILAIDFARGLSVVLMILVHTMLVYGDAATRNESALGQIVHILGQGAPMFLVSMGISFVFSRKQSFKGSLKRGGIILLAGYTMNILKFVVPTLFFGGLPVPFVEAYGMTYGDPSNMVFFLLLGDILQLAGLTLILMAFIVRFSKSKYVPLVLALFIVLVSSELRGYRPGIVGLDYICDLLWGATYQVYFPMFPWSAFILIGLFFGMWFREKGSDQVFLFKSMLVVGLGLLTVGVLMCLYDFTYHFGDYYHLGPGGSLGLMGLNLVALWIVNLLTTHIKNNRAFRFLYYCSRNVTSLYITQWVLINWGMSVFGFWEHQGVVVLSLMLLFLFLSLSLVYLKNNYRTLLMSQKNPESLSKST; from the coding sequence ATGCAAACCAATAATAGAATACTGGCCATTGACTTTGCGCGTGGCCTTAGTGTAGTACTTATGATACTCGTGCATACCATGCTCGTGTATGGTGATGCCGCAACCCGAAACGAATCTGCTTTAGGACAGATAGTTCATATATTAGGGCAGGGTGCCCCCATGTTCCTCGTGTCCATGGGTATTTCCTTCGTCTTTTCACGTAAGCAAAGTTTTAAGGGATCCCTCAAAAGAGGAGGTATTATCCTGCTGGCCGGTTACACCATGAACATCCTCAAGTTTGTAGTCCCTACATTATTCTTCGGAGGGCTTCCAGTACCTTTTGTAGAAGCCTACGGTATGACCTATGGTGACCCTTCCAACATGGTGTTCTTCCTTCTGCTGGGAGACATTCTGCAATTGGCAGGCCTGACTCTTATCCTGATGGCATTTATCGTGCGCTTTTCCAAAAGCAAATATGTACCTTTAGTACTGGCCTTGTTCATCGTTTTGGTGTCCAGCGAGCTGAGGGGCTACAGGCCAGGCATAGTGGGGTTGGATTATATCTGCGATTTGCTCTGGGGAGCAACCTATCAGGTATATTTCCCTATGTTTCCATGGAGTGCATTTATATTGATAGGCCTGTTTTTTGGTATGTGGTTCAGGGAAAAAGGTTCTGACCAGGTATTTCTTTTTAAGTCCATGCTGGTAGTAGGTTTAGGTTTGCTTACTGTTGGCGTATTAATGTGCCTGTATGATTTCACCTATCACTTTGGCGATTATTACCACCTAGGCCCTGGGGGATCGCTAGGTTTGATGGGGCTCAACCTTGTAGCGCTTTGGATAGTCAACCTACTGACTACACATATCAAAAACAACCGTGCCTTTAGGTTTTTATATTACTGCAGCCGGAATGTTACCTCACTATATATCACACAATGGGTATTGATTAACTGGGGAATGTCCGTTTTCGGTTTTTGGGAGCATCAGGGGGTAGTTGTACTATCACTTATGCTGCTGTTCCTGTTCTTGTCATTAAGTCTGGTGTACCTGAAAAATAATTACCGTACACTCTTGATGTCGCAAAAGAACCCGGAAAGTTTGAGCAAAAGTACCTGA
- a CDS encoding TonB-dependent receptor: MRQLLLLLVALFTAATSFAQSQHGFVKGIIKTSDGKEAPYVSVALKGTHYGSSTDKTGQFKISAPAGDYTLILSSVGLEKKEREVTIKAGETIELPAIVLQESIQQLEDITVYGQEDYTAPLPSPSLRSKTPILLLPQNVQVISKQVIEDQQSIDMLEGITRNVSGAQMIEHWGNFARINMRGFKLPAFRNGMNVEMPWGPLTEDMSMVERIEFVKGPAGFMLSAGEPGGFYNVVTKKPLENSRNEVSLMTGSFNTIRSTLDVGGKVDSEGKLLYRINLMGQLKGSHRDYEFNDRYTIAPSLKYKFNDRTSLTTEYTYQFSQMSVVGAAYVFSPNGFGDLPRDFTTAEPNIDPTDIEEHSTFINLNHKIDADWEVTAQLGYLNYKQIGSSLWPEGVDADGNMLRGLGIWDALNESKLAQVFVNGSVQTGAVTHQILGGVDIGQKDYFADWGQGGLLGGNVPFNIYNPVHGVPSDSIPTFDRSKSIRKRAGVNNVGQRYSALYLQDEIGFWNDRIRLTLAGRYTALDGWSYGTTTEDEAFTPRVGLNVSLDKNTTVYGLYDQSFSPQGGADAQGNAFEPVRGNDLEGGIKRNWADGKWNTSLSVYTITKTNVLTADPENVNFSIQLGEVQSQGIEFDIQGEIVDGLSVVLNYANTNVEVTEDTDESVVGTRVAGHAKHITNGWLHYNLPDQVLNGFTVSMGYQYQVDRSSWTWNADNESALPDYFRLDGAVSWQNDDLKIGLNVNNLLNEYLYSGSAYSSFYYWQTEPGTNFRLNLQYKF, from the coding sequence ATGAGACAACTATTACTACTACTTGTTGCATTATTTACAGCAGCAACTTCCTTTGCTCAGAGCCAGCACGGCTTTGTGAAGGGAATCATCAAAACGAGCGATGGCAAAGAGGCTCCATATGTATCAGTAGCCCTTAAGGGTACACACTATGGTTCTTCTACTGATAAAACCGGGCAATTCAAGATCAGCGCTCCGGCTGGGGACTATACGTTGATATTATCTTCAGTAGGCCTTGAGAAAAAGGAAAGAGAAGTGACTATCAAGGCAGGAGAAACCATCGAGTTGCCGGCTATAGTTCTTCAGGAGTCTATTCAGCAACTGGAAGATATCACGGTTTACGGTCAGGAAGATTACACTGCACCGTTACCTTCTCCCAGTTTAAGGTCTAAAACCCCTATTTTGTTACTACCACAAAACGTACAGGTCATCTCTAAGCAGGTTATTGAAGACCAGCAATCAATTGATATGCTCGAAGGCATAACCAGAAACGTGAGTGGTGCCCAGATGATCGAGCACTGGGGCAACTTTGCCAGAATAAACATGAGAGGCTTTAAATTGCCCGCTTTCAGAAACGGGATGAATGTAGAGATGCCGTGGGGGCCGTTGACAGAAGATATGTCAATGGTAGAGCGTATTGAATTTGTAAAAGGGCCTGCCGGCTTTATGCTTTCTGCCGGAGAACCCGGTGGCTTTTACAATGTAGTGACCAAAAAGCCCTTGGAAAACAGCAGAAATGAAGTTTCGCTGATGACAGGAAGCTTCAATACTATCCGCAGCACGCTGGACGTCGGTGGCAAAGTGGATAGTGAAGGGAAGCTGCTGTACCGCATAAACCTGATGGGACAGCTGAAAGGTTCACACAGGGATTATGAGTTCAATGACCGATATACCATTGCACCCTCATTAAAATATAAATTCAATGACCGCACGTCATTAACCACTGAATATACTTATCAATTCTCTCAAATGTCAGTAGTGGGCGCTGCATATGTATTCTCTCCGAATGGCTTCGGAGACCTGCCACGAGACTTCACTACCGCAGAACCTAACATTGACCCAACGGATATTGAAGAGCACAGTACCTTCATCAATCTAAATCATAAGATCGATGCTGACTGGGAAGTAACCGCACAATTAGGCTATTTAAATTACAAACAAATAGGTTCATCTCTTTGGCCGGAAGGCGTTGATGCCGACGGTAACATGCTCAGAGGACTTGGTATCTGGGATGCTCTTAATGAATCAAAACTTGCCCAGGTATTCGTTAACGGATCTGTACAAACAGGCGCTGTTACTCACCAGATACTCGGAGGTGTAGATATCGGACAGAAGGATTACTTTGCTGACTGGGGACAGGGTGGTCTGCTTGGTGGCAACGTTCCTTTCAATATTTATAATCCTGTACATGGAGTACCTTCTGACTCCATACCTACTTTTGATCGTTCAAAAAGCATTCGCAAGCGTGCCGGCGTAAATAATGTTGGTCAGAGATACTCCGCTCTTTATTTACAGGATGAGATTGGGTTCTGGAATGACCGTATCCGTCTTACCCTGGCAGGCAGATATACCGCCCTGGATGGCTGGAGTTATGGTACTACTACCGAAGATGAGGCATTTACACCAAGAGTAGGCTTGAATGTATCTCTGGACAAAAATACCACGGTATATGGACTTTACGATCAGTCTTTCAGCCCTCAGGGTGGCGCAGATGCGCAAGGCAATGCCTTTGAGCCTGTAAGGGGCAACGACCTGGAAGGTGGTATAAAAAGGAACTGGGCTGACGGCAAATGGAATACTTCACTCTCTGTTTACACCATTACTAAAACCAACGTACTTACCGCTGATCCTGAAAATGTAAACTTCTCTATCCAGCTTGGTGAGGTACAATCTCAGGGAATAGAATTTGATATTCAGGGTGAGATCGTAGACGGCTTAAGCGTGGTACTGAACTACGCCAACACTAATGTAGAAGTAACTGAGGACACCGACGAATCAGTAGTGGGCACCCGCGTAGCAGGCCATGCCAAGCACATTACGAACGGATGGCTGCACTATAACCTGCCTGACCAGGTGCTAAATGGCTTTACGGTATCTATGGGCTACCAATACCAGGTAGACCGCTCCAGCTGGACCTGGAATGCAGATAATGAGTCTGCTCTACCTGACTACTTCAGACTGGATGGAGCAGTTTCATGGCAGAATGATGACCTGAAAATAGGACTGAACGTCAATAACCTGCTAAACGAATACCTGTACTCAGGTAGTGCTTACAGCTCTTTCTACTACTGGCAAACCGAGCCTGGCACTAATTTCAGGTTGAACCTGCAATACAAATTTTAA
- a CDS encoding 4'-phosphopantetheinyl transferase family protein: MIYLLYSSFNERFSTEKYNYYLNMLPADMAKRIGKYHRWQDAHAGLIGKLLLVEGLKKYGGGHQWLDDIKYSEYSRPYLDLVEFNISHSGNYVICVISNDKLRIGVDVEQIRPIEFSDFDRQFTNAEWQMIKSDPDPLRGFYKMWTKKEAIVKADGKGLSIPLSEIIIDNNTARVGDECWYLKPVDLDQHHIIHLACDQNVEQELTLERLSL; encoded by the coding sequence ATGATCTACCTGCTCTATTCGAGTTTTAATGAAAGGTTCAGTACAGAAAAATATAACTATTACCTCAATATGCTACCTGCTGATATGGCAAAGCGTATCGGTAAGTACCATCGCTGGCAGGATGCCCACGCCGGACTGATCGGAAAGCTCCTGTTGGTAGAGGGGTTAAAAAAATACGGAGGGGGTCATCAGTGGCTGGATGATATAAAATATTCCGAGTACAGCAGGCCGTACCTTGACCTGGTGGAGTTTAACATTTCACATTCCGGTAATTACGTAATTTGTGTGATAAGCAACGATAAGCTTAGAATAGGAGTAGATGTGGAGCAAATCAGGCCGATTGAATTCAGCGATTTTGACCGGCAGTTTACCAATGCCGAGTGGCAGATGATCAAGTCAGATCCTGATCCTTTGAGGGGATTCTATAAAATGTGGACTAAGAAAGAGGCCATAGTTAAAGCTGATGGCAAGGGGCTAAGTATTCCGTTAAGCGAAATCATTATTGACAATAATACAGCCAGGGTTGGGGACGAATGCTGGTATTTAAAACCAGTTGATTTGGACCAGCATCACATTATCCACCTTGCGTGTGACCAAAATGTTGAGCAAGAACTTACACTTGAGCGGCTCAGCCTTTAA
- a CDS encoding DUF805 domain-containing protein → MNWYLAALQKYADFNGRARRKEYWFFTLFNVLFAIVAFVLDHVTGLVIAGIGYGPIYLFYALALFIPGLAVAVRRLHDVGKSGWMVLISLIPLVGAIWLLILMVTEGQPEENEYGPVPKPTEHYENTDDVITTERNGTADNILLIVVGWFLASKIIWFFIPFIIEKTGGDIQTYYTFASLFTQIITAATITSLGYVVKNKTKQTVVYIVGALYFVITIAFTVIQYLEMEGW, encoded by the coding sequence ATGAACTGGTACCTGGCTGCACTACAGAAATATGCTGACTTTAATGGACGGGCAAGGCGCAAAGAATATTGGTTTTTCACCTTATTCAACGTTCTTTTTGCTATTGTAGCCTTTGTGCTCGATCATGTTACAGGTCTGGTAATTGCCGGCATCGGTTACGGTCCCATTTACCTTTTCTATGCATTGGCCCTTTTTATCCCCGGCCTTGCTGTGGCAGTACGCAGGCTACATGATGTAGGCAAAAGTGGCTGGATGGTTTTAATAAGTCTGATCCCACTGGTTGGTGCCATATGGCTCTTGATATTGATGGTAACAGAGGGACAGCCCGAGGAAAATGAGTATGGCCCGGTGCCCAAACCTACAGAGCATTATGAAAATACGGATGATGTCATTACCACTGAACGCAACGGTACGGCTGACAACATACTGCTGATAGTAGTCGGATGGTTTTTAGCTTCTAAAATTATTTGGTTTTTCATCCCTTTCATTATTGAAAAAACGGGTGGGGATATTCAAACCTATTACACTTTTGCCAGTCTTTTTACCCAGATAATTACAGCCGCAACCATTACCTCCCTGGGCTATGTTGTTAAGAATAAAACCAAGCAAACCGTAGTTTATATTGTTGGCGCACTATATTTCGTTATTACGATAGCATTCACGGTCATACAATACCTGGAAATGGAAGGCTGGTAA
- a CDS encoding DUF3050 domain-containing protein — protein sequence MQGTDRIENQLQDLRENLTHHKLYTRLSSIRDIQIFMEHHVFAVWDFMSLLKALQINLTCTNIPWTPAPNPALSRFVNEIVLGEESDINEAGEPKSHFEMYLDAMDQAGADTSGINAFIKLINTGSSVTEAANQMGLDRVVANFIAFTFDVIATGKPHLIASAFTFGREDLIPDMFIEIVNHAEKEDQSKSYHKLIYYLNRHIELDGDEHGPLSLQMITALCGDDQSKWDEALETAKQALEHRIKLWDRIAEVIAEDKTVDVDLV from the coding sequence ATGCAAGGAACTGACCGGATTGAAAACCAACTTCAGGATTTAAGGGAAAATCTGACACATCATAAATTATATACCCGACTATCTTCTATTCGGGACATACAGATTTTCATGGAACATCATGTTTTTGCCGTATGGGATTTTATGTCTCTTCTAAAAGCCTTACAGATAAATTTAACATGTACAAACATTCCCTGGACACCTGCTCCAAATCCGGCGTTATCACGATTTGTGAACGAGATTGTGTTGGGTGAAGAAAGTGATATCAATGAGGCAGGCGAACCAAAAAGTCATTTTGAGATGTATCTGGACGCAATGGATCAGGCGGGGGCCGATACTTCCGGGATCAATGCTTTCATCAAACTGATCAACACCGGATCCAGCGTAACAGAGGCTGCCAACCAAATGGGGCTCGACAGGGTGGTCGCGAACTTCATTGCTTTTACCTTTGATGTTATTGCCACCGGAAAACCACATTTAATAGCTTCTGCTTTTACCTTTGGCCGGGAAGACCTCATTCCTGATATGTTTATTGAGATTGTAAACCATGCCGAAAAAGAAGACCAGAGCAAGTCTTACCATAAGCTTATCTATTATCTTAACCGGCATATTGAACTCGACGGGGACGAGCACGGACCGCTTTCACTACAAATGATTACCGCGCTTTGCGGAGATGACCAAAGCAAATGGGACGAAGCTTTGGAAACCGCAAAGCAGGCACTTGAACATCGGATTAAACTTTGGGATAGAATAGCCGAGGTTATTGCAGAAGACAAAACAGTCGACGTAGATTTAGTATAA